In Paenibacillus hexagrammi, the following are encoded in one genomic region:
- a CDS encoding GNAT family N-acetyltransferase produces the protein MNIQIRSCSLDDLQALQEISVKTFNDTFQAQNSAENMQAYLDKAFNFKQLQTELSHSASEFFFIYADDELAGYLKVNTDDAQSEAMGEEALEIERIYIQSKFQRKGLGNYLINKAEEVALRQHKKMIWLGVWERNRNAVDFYAKKGFVTTGSHSFYMGDEEQIDWIMTKALTVQNLRS, from the coding sequence ATGAACATACAAATACGATCATGCAGCTTAGACGATCTGCAGGCACTCCAAGAAATAAGCGTGAAAACCTTCAACGATACCTTCCAAGCGCAGAACTCGGCGGAAAATATGCAAGCTTACTTGGACAAGGCATTTAACTTTAAGCAGCTGCAAACAGAATTGTCCCATAGCGCTTCGGAGTTCTTTTTCATCTATGCGGATGATGAGCTTGCCGGTTATTTGAAGGTCAATACGGATGATGCCCAATCAGAAGCTATGGGGGAAGAAGCGCTTGAGATTGAAAGGATTTATATACAATCCAAATTCCAAAGAAAAGGGCTCGGTAATTATTTAATCAATAAAGCAGAGGAAGTAGCTCTAAGGCAGCACAAAAAGATGATCTGGCTAGGAGTGTGGGAAAGGAATCGAAATGCTGTTGACTTTTATGCAAAGAAAGGATTTGTTACAACGGGGTCTCACTCTTTTTATATGGGTGATGAGGAGCAAATAGATTGGATCATGACGAAAGCACTGACCGTACAAAACCTCCGGTCATAA
- a CDS encoding acyltransferase family protein: MQHIFYHYLVFQSLYSLLDVLIFHAPGVRYSFFMPYSLLWFLFSHFCWKLLLLIFAKIKHPFIVSVLMGIAVGYAPFIGAWLSFSRTFVFFPFFLAGYYFRSEMLPTALAAKIKWAGAVGTAALLLFAYVHPIDPKWLYSSFTFRELGFTAWYAGIYRLGVYVLEVFASLCFLSLVPLRRATMTEWGNHTVYVFLLHAIITKTAIATGIFAHIQSPLQIAAVFLMAGLLTWVLLQERIRRLSRPLIEPDLAFWERWTVSRHRM, encoded by the coding sequence TTGCAGCATATCTTCTACCACTATCTCGTGTTTCAGAGCTTGTACTCCCTGCTCGATGTGCTTATCTTTCATGCACCGGGCGTCCGGTACTCGTTCTTCATGCCTTACTCACTGCTCTGGTTCCTGTTCAGCCACTTCTGCTGGAAACTGCTTCTACTGATCTTTGCGAAAATAAAGCATCCTTTCATCGTGTCCGTCCTAATGGGAATCGCCGTCGGTTACGCTCCTTTTATCGGAGCATGGCTGAGCTTTTCGAGAACCTTTGTCTTCTTCCCATTCTTTCTAGCAGGCTACTATTTTCGGTCAGAAATGCTTCCAACTGCATTAGCGGCCAAAATAAAATGGGCAGGCGCAGTAGGCACCGCTGCGTTGCTACTATTCGCATACGTGCATCCGATCGACCCCAAATGGCTTTACAGTAGCTTTACATTCCGCGAGTTGGGATTCACCGCCTGGTATGCCGGTATCTACCGATTGGGCGTTTACGTACTTGAGGTCTTTGCTTCCTTGTGCTTCCTCAGTCTGGTTCCCCTGAGAAGAGCCACTATGACCGAATGGGGCAACCACACTGTGTATGTATTCCTGCTTCATGCCATCATTACAAAGACCGCCATCGCAACGGGAATCTTTGCTCATATTCAAAGCCCGCTCCAAATCGCGGCTGTCTTCCTGATGGCCGGTCTGCTGACCTGGGTGCTGCTGCAGGAGCGTATCCGCCGACTAAGCCGTCCGCTGATCGAGCCGGATTTAGCCTTCTGGGAGCGCTGGACGGTGAGCAGGCATCGGATGTAG
- a CDS encoding TetR/AcrR family transcriptional regulator gives MNKESARDRILRVASELFYMEGIRAVGIDRIIKESGVAKASFYRSFATKDDLMVAYLESRDELKVEKLEKMRQMYPSSPKEQLDALIRDVTEQMKTPNYRGCPFLNAAVEFPDPDHPAHVKLLGIQRSFWSRVKELAGEGGARQPEELTAQLRMLYDGFVMKRYLDKSDFDPDYFRNAAELLLEKQLDNHRG, from the coding sequence ATGAACAAAGAATCGGCTAGAGATCGTATACTGAGGGTCGCCTCTGAATTGTTTTACATGGAGGGAATACGGGCGGTTGGTATTGATCGAATTATTAAGGAATCCGGCGTAGCCAAGGCAAGCTTCTATCGAAGTTTCGCGACGAAAGATGACCTGATGGTTGCTTATCTCGAATCTAGGGATGAACTGAAAGTAGAAAAACTGGAGAAGATGAGGCAGATGTATCCGAGCTCCCCTAAGGAACAGCTCGACGCCCTCATTCGCGATGTGACCGAACAGATGAAGACGCCGAATTACCGGGGGTGTCCGTTTTTGAATGCGGCGGTCGAATTCCCGGATCCTGATCACCCCGCCCACGTCAAATTGTTGGGCATTCAGCGGAGCTTCTGGTCTAGGGTTAAAGAGCTTGCAGGGGAAGGCGGGGCACGACAGCCTGAGGAGCTGACTGCGCAGCTGAGGATGTTGTATGACGGATTCGTCATGAAGAGATACTTGGATAAGTCCGATTTTGATCCGGACTATTTCCGGAATGCTGCGGAGCTGCTCTTAGAGAAGCAGCTCGACAACCATCGCGGATAA
- a CDS encoding type II toxin-antitoxin system PemK/MazF family toxin gives MLSQGDIVLIPIPFSDLTSQKRRPVLVLSNSDYNQRYQDVIVAAITSNVADREYQVIITNEDMTEGELKVISAVRADKIYTLSQSIVIKKFGKLQPVVLLNVKKQIDSWSAEKAL, from the coding sequence ATGCTTAGTCAAGGCGATATCGTGCTGATTCCCATCCCTTTCAGTGATCTGACCTCGCAAAAAAGAAGACCTGTTTTGGTTTTATCAAACAGTGACTATAATCAGCGATACCAAGACGTTATCGTTGCGGCTATTACATCTAATGTTGCAGATCGTGAGTATCAGGTTATCATAACCAATGAAGACATGACTGAAGGCGAGCTTAAAGTCATCTCAGCAGTTCGTGCGGATAAAATATATACGCTGTCACAGTCTATTGTGATCAAGAAATTCGGGAAGTTGCAACCTGTAGTGTTGTTGAATGTAAAAAAACAAATTGATAGCTGGTCTGCAGAGAAAGCCCTCTAA
- a CDS encoding nitrite reductase (NAD(P)H) small subunit, translated as MEIVKIENQVSYHSVGNVEDFPLHLGKVVHIEGGPEIAVFRVAERTLYALENRTGHKKGGPLAEGLVSGEYVYCPLRDCKISLLTGEVQLPDTGRVSVYPLRLDGDVVLVGERAANEASEG; from the coding sequence ATGGAGATTGTGAAAATAGAGAATCAGGTGAGCTACCATTCTGTGGGTAATGTGGAGGATTTCCCTCTGCATCTGGGCAAAGTCGTCCACATCGAGGGCGGTCCCGAGATTGCGGTTTTTCGGGTAGCGGAACGTACGCTGTACGCTTTGGAGAATCGGACCGGCCATAAGAAAGGCGGTCCTTTAGCGGAAGGACTCGTCAGCGGCGAGTACGTCTACTGTCCGCTTCGCGATTGCAAAATCAGCCTGCTGACCGGAGAGGTTCAACTGCCGGACACCGGACGAGTGAGCGTGTATCCTTTGCGGCTAGATGGCGATGTTGTGCTGGTGGGGGAGAGGGCAGCTAACGAAGCTTCCGAAGGTTAG
- a CDS encoding aldo/keto reductase, whose protein sequence is MNNRHNVLKLSRIGLGCAHLSNVNEAVKCAGIAAIHAAFDSGINHLNTGDFYGAGRSEMVIAEALKGYKRDDYFISLKFGALNTPDGSLYGLDVSPHHVKNYLAYSLKRLNLDYIDLYQPARIDLGIPVEETIGAISELVKAGYVRQIGVSQVDAETLRRAHATHPISWVEVEYSLFNRSIEKYIMPTSRELGIGVIAFGALAHGLLAGHWTNERIQRSKGGYVPLFYEENIEKNVVLAHKLGEIAVKKQMTLSQLALAWMLSKGDDIIPLIGTVSTAHLQEALQSLDIHLTEDDVMEIEDAIPEQEIAGASFPNMQFRNGKTVRV, encoded by the coding sequence TTGAATAATCGGCATAACGTACTGAAGCTTTCCAGAATCGGACTCGGCTGCGCTCATTTGTCAAATGTCAATGAAGCTGTCAAATGTGCTGGTATTGCCGCCATTCATGCCGCTTTTGATAGTGGAATCAATCATCTCAACACAGGGGATTTTTACGGCGCAGGCCGAAGCGAGATGGTTATCGCCGAAGCACTAAAGGGGTACAAAAGGGATGACTATTTTATATCGCTGAAGTTCGGGGCATTGAATACGCCGGACGGCTCCTTGTACGGACTGGACGTCTCCCCTCATCATGTTAAGAACTACCTCGCCTATTCGCTCAAACGCCTCAATCTTGACTATATTGATCTTTATCAGCCCGCAAGAATCGATCTGGGTATCCCTGTTGAAGAAACGATCGGCGCCATTTCCGAACTGGTTAAGGCCGGCTATGTCAGGCAGATCGGAGTCAGCCAGGTTGACGCAGAGACGTTGAGAAGGGCACATGCCACGCATCCGATCAGCTGGGTGGAAGTCGAATACTCACTTTTTAACCGAAGCATCGAGAAATATATTATGCCGACTTCGAGGGAACTGGGTATCGGCGTTATTGCTTTTGGGGCGTTGGCTCATGGTCTTCTTGCCGGTCATTGGACAAACGAGCGAATCCAAAGGAGCAAAGGCGGCTACGTTCCGTTGTTTTATGAAGAGAATATTGAAAAAAACGTTGTTTTGGCTCATAAATTGGGTGAGATCGCCGTAAAAAAACAAATGACGTTATCCCAATTGGCGCTTGCCTGGATGTTATCCAAAGGAGATGACATCATACCGCTTATCGGTACCGTATCGACGGCTCATCTTCAAGAAGCTTTGCAGTCACTTGATATTCATCTGACTGAAGATGATGTCATGGAAATTGAAGATGCGATCCCAGAGCAGGAGATCGCCGGCGCTTCTTTTCCAAATATGCAATTTAGAAACGGTAAGACTGTTCGCGTATAA
- a CDS encoding SDR family oxidoreductase, whose translation MIIVTGANGKLGRAVVEQLLKRVPAEQIGVSVREPNQAQELRECGVRVRRGDFDDAGTLHHAFEGASQVLIVSSGIMGEAEIPHGIQQHLTAIDTAKKAGASRVLYTSHMGSSPTSHFAPMIHHAATEKLLEDSGVAFTSLRNGYYASMALMMIDGAIRTGELIAPVDGPVAWTAHSDLAEAAAAIISEQKWYGMTPNLTGPEAIDMEGIATIASEVLGRNIRRTIVSDEEFRERMLSQGVPEASINMRMGMFLASRQGDFAQVDPALAHLIGRSPKSFGEVLKESITHKQG comes from the coding sequence ATGATTATCGTTACCGGAGCTAACGGGAAATTGGGGCGGGCCGTGGTAGAGCAGTTACTTAAGCGTGTTCCTGCTGAGCAGATCGGTGTCAGCGTCCGTGAACCGAATCAGGCACAAGAGCTTCGGGAATGTGGAGTTCGTGTCCGTCGGGGCGACTTTGACGATGCCGGGACTCTGCACCATGCCTTTGAGGGGGCGTCGCAGGTTCTCATCGTTTCGTCCGGCATTATGGGCGAAGCTGAAATCCCGCATGGTATTCAGCAGCATCTAACCGCGATTGACACGGCAAAGAAGGCAGGGGCTAGTCGGGTGCTATACACTAGTCACATGGGTTCTTCCCCAACATCACACTTCGCCCCCATGATTCACCATGCGGCCACCGAAAAACTACTGGAGGATTCAGGAGTTGCCTTCACGTCGCTCCGTAATGGCTATTACGCCTCAATGGCACTAATGATGATCGATGGAGCAATAAGAACAGGGGAATTGATCGCTCCAGTGGACGGTCCAGTTGCCTGGACTGCCCACTCCGACTTAGCCGAAGCTGCAGCGGCGATCATAAGTGAGCAGAAATGGTATGGTATGACCCCCAATCTAACGGGACCCGAAGCCATTGACATGGAGGGAATTGCGACAATTGCATCCGAAGTCTTGGGGCGGAATATCCGTCGAACTATTGTGTCAGACGAAGAGTTTAGGGAGCGCATGCTGTCTCAGGGTGTGCCGGAAGCGAGTATAAATATGCGGATGGGGATGTTTCTAGCTAGCCGTCAGGGTGATTTCGCTCAAGTCGATCCTGCTCTGGCTCATTTGATCGGCAGGTCCCCGAAAAGTTTCGGAGAGGTCTTGAAAGAGTCGATTACTCATAAGCAAGGTTGA
- a CDS encoding MarR family winged helix-turn-helix transcriptional regulator, giving the protein MPSVFEMYPYSLYIKLIAQRVREIIDQLLKDHGLNSSQAILLSHIHQSIEEHIEINRKFLEKTMALSGPSVTNLLNGLEKSGFITRRSNPADGRNLRIEITNKAKQFLTERSDAFSKSEELITQGMSDAEKAMFASLLIRAFENVEKQLSK; this is encoded by the coding sequence ATGCCAAGTGTTTTCGAAATGTACCCCTATAGCCTATACATTAAACTTATCGCACAACGGGTCCGGGAAATCATCGATCAGCTTCTGAAAGATCATGGTTTGAACAGTTCACAAGCGATTCTCCTGTCTCATATTCATCAATCCATAGAGGAGCACATCGAAATCAACCGGAAGTTTCTTGAGAAAACGATGGCACTTAGCGGTCCCTCTGTGACCAATCTATTAAACGGTCTGGAGAAATCCGGTTTTATCACGCGCAGAAGCAATCCTGCCGACGGACGCAACCTCCGGATTGAAATCACTAATAAAGCCAAACAATTTCTTACTGAGAGGAGTGATGCCTTCTCGAAATCCGAAGAATTGATCACACAAGGGATGTCTGATGCCGAAAAAGCCATGTTTGCTTCTCTGCTGATCCGTGCTTTTGAGAATGTCGAGAAACAGCTTTCGAAGTGA
- a CDS encoding MarR family winged helix-turn-helix transcriptional regulator, which yields MKEILREIGMIARALDSISNIEFKEYDLTKGQYLYLVRICELPGMIQEKLAELIKVDRTTAARAIKKLEMNGFIEKKDDPDNKKIKRLFPTEHGKSVYPFIKGEHDHSNRVALSGFTESEVETVFQLLQRVRKNVEKDWDYVKKGNKRIYECDIKELQD from the coding sequence ATGAAAGAAATCCTACGTGAGATCGGAATGATTGCCAGAGCACTAGATTCGATCAGCAATATAGAGTTCAAAGAATATGATCTTACAAAAGGACAGTATCTGTATCTAGTCCGCATTTGTGAGCTTCCGGGAATGATTCAAGAAAAGCTGGCTGAACTGATAAAGGTAGACCGAACTACAGCTGCGCGTGCTATCAAGAAGCTTGAAATGAACGGGTTTATTGAAAAGAAGGATGACCCGGATAACAAGAAAATTAAGAGACTTTTTCCCACAGAGCATGGGAAATCCGTGTACCCTTTTATCAAAGGAGAACATGATCACTCCAATCGGGTTGCCCTATCCGGATTCACCGAAAGTGAAGTGGAAACCGTCTTCCAACTGCTGCAAAGAGTCAGAAAAAACGTTGAAAAAGATTGGGACTACGTAAAAAAGGGAAACAAGCGAATATATGAATGTGACATAAAGGAGCTACAGGACTGA
- a CDS encoding hemerythrin domain-containing protein, producing MIMDMEYSYEEAHSARFQQVLERLKQEHVALKRELEHVQELTGHMAAKLGTEEARKLLREIKQEMETLLCKLEEHEEWEEAEVLPVLAGYASQGLEPSFLTSAWVLEEEHKQTERFVRSFLAYAEQCETASLPKLKKAVSLLCVACSVVEDHLLAEEETVLPVAEEILNECQDE from the coding sequence ATGATCATGGATATGGAATATTCGTATGAAGAAGCGCATAGCGCTCGCTTTCAGCAAGTGTTGGAACGGTTGAAGCAGGAGCATGTTGCGTTAAAAAGAGAGCTGGAGCACGTTCAGGAACTAACCGGTCATATGGCAGCCAAGCTGGGCACCGAAGAAGCAAGAAAGCTCTTGAGAGAGATCAAGCAGGAGATGGAGACGCTGTTGTGTAAGCTGGAAGAGCATGAGGAGTGGGAAGAGGCGGAAGTGCTGCCCGTGCTGGCCGGGTATGCTTCCCAGGGATTGGAGCCTAGCTTTTTGACATCAGCTTGGGTCTTGGAGGAGGAGCACAAGCAGACGGAGCGATTCGTACGCTCGTTTCTGGCCTATGCGGAACAGTGTGAGACGGCAAGCCTGCCTAAGTTGAAGAAGGCTGTCTCGCTGCTCTGTGTGGCATGCTCCGTTGTGGAGGATCATCTGCTAGCGGAAGAAGAGACGGTGCTGCCGGTTGCGGAGGAAATTTTGAACGAGTGTCAGGACGAATAA
- a CDS encoding DUF2281 domain-containing protein, protein MSVTKETLYKLISDIPPQDMEEVADFIGYLKMKRENIMLRELSQAAESSLDFWHNDIDDEVWNDA, encoded by the coding sequence ATGAGCGTAACTAAGGAAACACTGTATAAACTCATCTCAGATATTCCTCCGCAGGACATGGAAGAAGTTGCGGACTTTATCGGATACTTGAAAATGAAGAGGGAAAACATCATGCTGAGAGAGCTTAGTCAAGCAGCCGAGAGCAGCTTGGATTTTTGGCATAACGATATCGACGACGAGGTTTGGAACGATGCTTAG
- a CDS encoding MFS transporter — protein MIPSPKGDGRRSRLMLPALLLPVFMAVSNAFIVNVATPSIQKGLGASFADVQFILTGYTLTFAVLLIIGARLGDRFGRRRMLFIGVALFTIASLLCGLSSHVTMLIASRVLQGVGAALFMPQVLSLIQANYTPERRGTIFGIYGATQGIAATAGQIIGGLLLRMHLWDLDWRTVFLISVLLGALILALIPFIPESSSPDRARLDWIGAALAAAGLLMLVYPLVQGQREGWPSGLVVSLLLSAPVLVLFAWYERRLLRRGRLPFMNVDLFRHKVFTFGILVVLLLMSSQGAFFLVTAYMLQLGLHFSALQAGLVIGSMGMGYFLASLFSSRVAAKLGAHVLTVGSILTTAGYLLLSWAVRTTGVSSDIGVWIPALAALGIGQGFVAAPLTNIVLAKIRTTDIGSASGVMTTSIQIASTIGIALIGIVWLSALGAHTGSVSAYPDAFNICLYVLAAATVLILPLALMLAGRNGVRRS, from the coding sequence GTGATCCCGTCTCCGAAGGGAGACGGACGCAGATCGCGTCTAATGCTGCCGGCTCTGCTTTTGCCTGTATTTATGGCAGTATCGAATGCGTTCATCGTGAACGTAGCCACGCCTTCGATCCAGAAAGGGCTCGGGGCCAGCTTCGCCGATGTACAATTCATTCTCACCGGGTACACGCTAACGTTCGCCGTTCTGCTGATTATCGGCGCCCGGCTGGGTGATCGGTTTGGACGCCGCAGAATGCTGTTCATCGGAGTGGCCTTATTCACAATCGCTTCTCTGTTATGCGGCTTATCTAGCCACGTTACGATGCTCATTGCGTCGCGTGTTTTGCAAGGCGTCGGCGCCGCTCTGTTTATGCCGCAGGTTTTATCTCTTATTCAAGCCAATTATACTCCGGAACGTCGAGGTACGATCTTCGGCATATATGGTGCTACCCAGGGAATCGCAGCGACGGCCGGGCAGATCATCGGCGGGCTGCTTCTCCGCATGCATTTGTGGGATCTGGATTGGAGAACGGTGTTCCTGATCAGCGTCCTGCTCGGGGCTCTGATATTGGCCCTGATTCCGTTTATTCCGGAGTCCAGCTCGCCGGACCGCGCCAGACTGGATTGGATTGGAGCCGCACTCGCTGCGGCCGGCCTGCTGATGCTCGTCTATCCGCTCGTGCAGGGACAGCGTGAAGGATGGCCCTCCGGCCTCGTCGTCAGTTTGCTCTTGTCGGCCCCTGTGCTGGTTTTGTTCGCCTGGTACGAACGGCGGCTGTTGCGCCGCGGTCGGCTCCCATTTATGAATGTCGATCTCTTTAGACATAAGGTGTTCACGTTCGGCATTCTCGTCGTACTGCTATTGATGTCATCGCAGGGCGCCTTCTTCCTTGTCACCGCCTACATGCTTCAGCTTGGACTTCATTTCTCGGCTCTGCAAGCAGGTCTTGTAATTGGGTCGATGGGAATGGGCTATTTCCTCGCATCGCTGTTCTCTTCCCGAGTCGCCGCGAAGCTTGGAGCCCATGTGCTGACCGTCGGTTCCATCTTGACGACAGCAGGTTACCTGCTGCTTAGCTGGGCGGTCCGAACGACCGGAGTCTCTTCCGATATCGGCGTATGGATCCCGGCTTTAGCTGCACTCGGTATCGGTCAAGGCTTCGTCGCCGCGCCACTGACTAATATCGTTTTGGCGAAAATCCGCACAACGGACATCGGCTCCGCATCCGGTGTCATGACAACCAGCATACAGATCGCCTCTACGATCGGAATCGCCCTGATCGGCATCGTTTGGCTTAGCGCTCTTGGAGCACATACCGGGTCGGTCTCCGCCTATCCCGACGCGTTTAACATTTGCCTGTATGTGCTGGCCGCCGCCACTGTGCTCATCCTGCCGCTGGCATTGATGCTGGCTGGGCGAAACGGTGTTCGTCGATCGTGA